The following coding sequences are from one Mastomys coucha isolate ucsf_1 unplaced genomic scaffold, UCSF_Mcou_1 pScaffold9, whole genome shotgun sequence window:
- the LOC116084634 gene encoding uncharacterized protein LOC116084634 isoform X2 — protein MQRDDGQVQSERTSQEASSRRPMQEGRRSSGPPLSPWTDLEIRSFLQKWEVVEQEIGHQGKKMEEKAGLVCERLYEMGLNKSRESCLDLMWTLKHLHETLINERPKTEPLFSPYAEALYRILGPKCQGGYVPGVVYDWSGYPLPSMSPQPPMVMPSPVYQPWDYGMSASSAQLHGNPSLLSSQDSLLPRWEAWNAAYPLRVPHELPASLPGHANLQMPRPTSHDGSSSQ, from the exons ATGCAG AGAGATGACGGCCAAGTCCAAAGTGAGAGAACTAGCCAAGAAGCCAGTAGTAGGAGACCGATGCAGGAAGGCCGAAGGTCCTCAG gtCCTCCCTTAAGCCCATGGACTGACCTTGAAATCAGGAGCTTCCTGCAGAAGTGGGAAGTGGTTGAACAGGAAATCGGCCACCAAGGcaagaagatggaggaaaaggCTGGTCTTGTTTGCGAGCGTCTCTATGAGATGGGCCTGAACAAGTCCAGAGAAAGCTGTTTGGACCTGATGTGGACCCTGAAGCATCTGCATGAGACTCTCATTAATGAGAGACCAAAGACGGAACCCTTGTTTTCTCCCTATGCCGAGGCCCTGTACAGGATCTTGGGTCCCAAATGTCAGGGAGGCTATGTTCCAG gTGTTGTGTATGATTGGTCTGGTTACCCCCTGCCTTCCATGAGCCCTCAACCTCCAATGGTGATGCCATCTCCAGTATACCAGCCCTGGGATTATGGCATGTCTGCATCTTCTGCACAGCTTCATGGGAATCCATCACTGCTGTCCAGTCAGGATTCACTGCTTCCCAGATGGGAAGCCTGGAATGCCGCCTATCCATTGAGAGTTCCACACgaacttcctgcctccctccctggaCATGCCAACCTTCAGATGCCGCGTCCAACTTCTCATGATGGCTCAAGTTCTCAGTGA
- the LOC116084634 gene encoding uncharacterized protein LOC116084634 isoform X1 — protein sequence MFNLFISAQRDDGQVQSERTSQEASSRRPMQEGRRSSGPPLSPWTDLEIRSFLQKWEVVEQEIGHQGKKMEEKAGLVCERLYEMGLNKSRESCLDLMWTLKHLHETLINERPKTEPLFSPYAEALYRILGPKCQGGYVPGVVYDWSGYPLPSMSPQPPMVMPSPVYQPWDYGMSASSAQLHGNPSLLSSQDSLLPRWEAWNAAYPLRVPHELPASLPGHANLQMPRPTSHDGSSSQ from the exons atgtttaatttattcatttctgcaCAGAGAGATGACGGCCAAGTCCAAAGTGAGAGAACTAGCCAAGAAGCCAGTAGTAGGAGACCGATGCAGGAAGGCCGAAGGTCCTCAG gtCCTCCCTTAAGCCCATGGACTGACCTTGAAATCAGGAGCTTCCTGCAGAAGTGGGAAGTGGTTGAACAGGAAATCGGCCACCAAGGcaagaagatggaggaaaaggCTGGTCTTGTTTGCGAGCGTCTCTATGAGATGGGCCTGAACAAGTCCAGAGAAAGCTGTTTGGACCTGATGTGGACCCTGAAGCATCTGCATGAGACTCTCATTAATGAGAGACCAAAGACGGAACCCTTGTTTTCTCCCTATGCCGAGGCCCTGTACAGGATCTTGGGTCCCAAATGTCAGGGAGGCTATGTTCCAG gTGTTGTGTATGATTGGTCTGGTTACCCCCTGCCTTCCATGAGCCCTCAACCTCCAATGGTGATGCCATCTCCAGTATACCAGCCCTGGGATTATGGCATGTCTGCATCTTCTGCACAGCTTCATGGGAATCCATCACTGCTGTCCAGTCAGGATTCACTGCTTCCCAGATGGGAAGCCTGGAATGCCGCCTATCCATTGAGAGTTCCACACgaacttcctgcctccctccctggaCATGCCAACCTTCAGATGCCGCGTCCAACTTCTCATGATGGCTCAAGTTCTCAGTGA